The window TTACATGGTTGtctctttaaactctgaaaAGCGGGTATAAGTTAACATTTCATTCAGTATTGCCATATTTGAACTTAATAATTATTGTCTTACTCTGTTTTCAATTGTAGTTGGTGTTTTCAACCAAATTTTAGGTCCTTACAGGTTCTTATCTATATATATTATGATCATGGTTGCCTAGCAATGGCcattgaagcttttttttttttttttgcatttatgctcctacaataaaacacattttactaTTTCAGTTTCATGGCCAAAAGCACAAGCAGTCATTAAAATACTGTGGCATAGGCGTGTACTAGTTTTATACCAttctttgttattgttttttgtccAAACACTACTTTTTGTAGTGACtattatattttaattgttGTGTTTAATTACATCAGTACAGATCTAACCTAAATTTAAAGGTGCTAACTGAATAATCCTGAACTGAGTGATTTGTTTTACAGGGGGGTGTCCTTGGTATTCTTATTGACTGGAGCTGTGATTTGGACTGGTGGGCAGGGGAGTGTTTACCTAAATACAGCTTCCGGAGGCTGGACAACAAACATCCTGTCAACAATGTGGCCCCTGGTTACAACTTTAggtgaaaaactttttttttttttttaaacagacagGTACTGATGAATGTATAAGGCTGAATAAAGAACTGCTAAAACTTCTGTCTTTTAGATTTGCTAAATACTACAAGGCAGCAGATGGAGAGGAAACCAGAACGTTAATCAAAGCTTACGGGATCCGCTTCGACGTCATTGTGTTTGGAACTGTGAGGCCTGACTAATCTTGAAACAGCAATGATTTTATCAAGAACGGTCCGTGTTTTTACTTTAGTCTTATGGTAGTTTGGGGTTCTTACAGGCAGGAAGATTTTCCATCGTTCCAACCATAGTGAACTTGGGTGCAGCCTTGTCATTCCTCAGTTTGGTGAGAAGAGAAATGTTCAGACTAGCATCCGTATAAGTGATGAAACAccaaattttaaatgttttgactATTTTCGTTCAGGTGCCCGTGGTTGCTGACTGGTTTTTGGTGACTTGCTCAAGGAAACGAGATCTTTACAGCAGACACAAAACAACACATCTCACTGAAGATGCAGACAGTGCATCGGTAACTGACTTTTCTCCTTCACTTTCACTGATGATCTTTAGTACTGACTAAGATCTTAAATGttggtctgtttgtttgtgttttttttgtaacacaGGTGTCAATGGGGACCACCTATGGAACCCAGTAGCAGGAACAACATTTTTCTACAGAGAAATTGGAACCCTCATGAAACGAGACGTTAAAACATCATTTGAATATTTCactaaaaccattaaaatgtgATAATAGAAAGAAGGAGGATAAACAATGATGGAGGAAGAACTCTGGCTTTTATTTAAGTAGCACCTACAAAACACTCACTAGTAAAAGTATAAATGTGTAATCTTCAAAATATAATTATAATACCAGCAGCAAATGAAAGGTTTCAGAATAAAATACAGTTCTGGGCTACTAATTACTGATCATTAATATGTTCTTTTACAGCTTATTTTATTATTAGTGCAGCTTATTATTTGCACTTTTGAGTAGTTTCACCTAAAATAATGTATTATCAGTTACCAGGTAATTGTATTTGAGTATTCAATTGAGTCAAAAACATGTAgttatgtgaaaataaatggaagtaTCGTTACAGATTATTTGTATAATGTATTAGGACCTGGAATCATCATCATTCATATGTGCAATAATGATTGCGGAGCATGGTGTATTTTATGAGCcaattgttttttccttttgccactaatacattttttaacacTTGAAGACACAACAGACAAACACTTGAATTTCCTGTCCCCCTATTCTTCTAGTCACATGACTTATAGTGAGTagtatacataaaaaaaaaacatcgtcCGTTTAAAATGTTAGTGAATAGTAGGATTAGTCCTGAAATACTTTAGTAAAGTTTGCCTACTAATAGTTCAAATCTATGGTTCAAATATGTAGTAGTAAAAGCGCGTGGATACAGTTCTCATAAGAAGCGTTAAAGTCTCCTCCACACCACATGGTGGCAGCATAACGCAAGCAAACACAAGAAGCGTCTCAGTACGCGAGTAAACACGGAATAGAGCAGAGGAGCGTCTCGTTTCGAGGCATCGGCACGAAAAACCGTCCTGAAAATGAGTTTTTGTTACTGTTTTTCTTGTTAGTTATGTGTGTGCGCCTCGCAGCGGCGTGAGTCACAGAGCTGTTCGCGTTTTATCAGCAACAGAGCGATAAATAGTGCTAGCCTGGACGCTTGTAGTCGGGgagctagttttttttttaactagttAGCATCGATGAGGGCACCCAGCCTCGCCCTCAGTGCTGCAAACAAGACTGACCAGCTGGTACTGAGTTAGTTACCGGGCGGTCTGTGGGAGAAAGAAACCAGCAGAATGACAGGTGAGTGAAACAGTGAAGCAGTCTTGTGACAGCGCtagtatttgttttgttgaaaTGTGAAAGTAACTCCTCGGTTTACTCAGATGATGTCCTGCTGGATGTTCCTGTTATCCGGCAGCTGTACCACTGGGACTGTGGCTTAGCCTGCTCCAGGATGGTCCTCAAGTAAGAGCACATCAAGGTTTTTACCTTCAGAAGTCATGTTTTTGTTACACTATGTACTGTAGCTGCCATACAAACTGCAGTGCTTACTGTACTGCCTGTCAGCAGGCTCTTTTCTGAATTGCAAATCAAAGGTGCCTTGGCATTGTGTGAGGGATTCACACTCTGGTTGTCTGAATGTGTAGGTACCTCCACCCTGTCAGCGATGATGAGTTTCAGAGGGCGTGCTGGGATCTGAAGCTGACAGAAAGTGTGTGGACTATCGACCTGGCCTACCTCATGTGCCATCTAGGAATCAAACACTGCTTTTGTACACAGACTCTGGGTGTAGATAAGGGCTTTAAAAACCAGGTACGTAGTCCAAACTAACAGTGTAATTCTAACCAGTTTTGAACATTTTGATAGTTACCTATGATTGTGTCTTgatgatgttttgttgttgtttacagTCCTTTTACAAGAAGCATTTTGATACTGAAGAAAACAGAGTGAATGAGCTCTTCCTTAAAGCGGAGAGCAAAGGTGTGGTGGTGAAGAAATGGTGAGCTTCCTGTCGATGTTAATTTACCCGCCTACTTTTTTCAGTaccttaaaataaatatatgacCTCAGTTGTGTGTGCCTTCTCACAGTTCTGTGTCAGTTCAGGAAATCCAGTCTCATCTGGAGCAGGGCCACGTTGCCATAGTGCTGGTCAATGCTGTGGTGTTGACATGTGAACTGTGCTCCCAGCCTGTCAAATACTGCTGCTTCATGCCCGTGGGTCAGAAGTGTTTCTGCAGGAAGCCGGACTATCAGGGTCACTTTGTGGTTGTGTGTGGCTTCAACAGAACCACTGGCTCCAT is drawn from Maylandia zebra isolate NMK-2024a linkage group LG12, Mzebra_GT3a, whole genome shotgun sequence and contains these coding sequences:
- the p2rx4b gene encoding P2X purinoceptor 4b isoform X1 — encoded protein: MVVTPKQVQSHCPELPSPSTTCVDDCNCVEGRSDPRGNGIQTGLCENYSTTARTCEVLSWCPLEIDTKLPEHALLVAAENFTVLIKNSITYPKFNFHRRNILPHVNSSYLKRCEFSRLTDPHCPIFRLKHIVSEAGEDFQDMAVKGGVLGILIDWSCDLDWWAGECLPKYSFRRLDNKHPVNNVAPGYNFRFAKYYKAADGEETRTLIKAYGIRFDVIVFGTAGRFSIVPTIVNLGAALSFLSLVPVVADWFLVTCSRKRDLYSRHKTTHLTEDADSASVSMGTTYGTQ
- the gucd1 gene encoding protein GUCD1, with the protein product MTDDVLLDVPVIRQLYHWDCGLACSRMVLKYLHPVSDDEFQRACWDLKLTESVWTIDLAYLMCHLGIKHCFCTQTLGVDKGFKNQSFYKKHFDTEENRVNELFLKAESKGVVVKKCSVSVQEIQSHLEQGHVAIVLVNAVVLTCELCSQPVKYCCFMPVGQKCFCRKPDYQGHFVVVCGFNRTTGSIFYNNPAYSDRVCCTSVNNFEEARRSYGTDEDILFVFKES